From the genome of Haemophilus parainfluenzae, one region includes:
- a CDS encoding DNA translocase FtsK, which yields MAMKVTFKRDPIFEDVKKFVQQQKFASCSMIQRKFSLGFNRAGRILEQLEEAGVISPMKNGQRKVL from the coding sequence ATGGCAATGAAAGTGACTTTTAAACGAGATCCGATTTTTGAGGATGTAAAAAAATTTGTACAACAACAAAAATTTGCCTCTTGCTCGATGATTCAACGCAAATTTAGTTTGGGCTTTAATCGAGCTGGGCGAATTTTAGAACAACTAGAAGAAGCAGGCGTTATTTCACCAATGAAAAATGGACAGAGAAAAGTATTATGA
- a CDS encoding SIR2 family NAD-dependent protein deacylase, producing the protein MKNDLNYAVELIRKADGILITAGAGMSVDSGLPDFRSVGGFWNAYPMFKGRNINFEDIATPLAYETHQELAYWFYGHRLSQYRATIPHEGYQILKRWAESKPYGYFVFTSNVDGHFQKAGFEEGRIYEVHGTLERLQCVHNCRDLSWSAKEFQPVVDNEKLRLLSEPPRCPYCQRLARQNVLMFDDYFYSSNYQNLKRNKLDLWLKEVQNLVVIELGAGKAIPTVRRFSERTAKAKKGGFIRINPQDAGVPKMHFLSLEMKALDALKAIDSLLNPSQQAVE; encoded by the coding sequence ATGAAAAATGATTTAAATTATGCAGTAGAACTTATTCGCAAGGCTGACGGCATTTTAATTACTGCTGGGGCAGGAATGAGTGTGGATTCAGGTTTGCCGGATTTTAGAAGTGTCGGCGGGTTTTGGAATGCCTACCCAATGTTTAAAGGCCGCAATATCAATTTTGAAGATATTGCGACGCCATTGGCTTATGAAACCCATCAAGAGTTAGCTTATTGGTTTTATGGGCATCGTTTATCGCAATATCGAGCAACAATCCCGCATGAGGGCTACCAAATTTTAAAACGTTGGGCAGAAAGCAAACCGTATGGTTATTTTGTTTTTACAAGTAATGTGGATGGGCATTTTCAGAAAGCAGGGTTTGAAGAAGGGCGCATTTATGAAGTACATGGCACATTAGAGCGTTTACAGTGCGTTCATAATTGCCGTGATTTAAGCTGGTCAGCAAAAGAATTTCAACCTGTGGTGGATAACGAAAAGTTGCGCTTATTGAGTGAGCCACCTCGTTGCCCTTATTGTCAACGTTTAGCAAGACAAAATGTGCTTATGTTTGATGATTATTTTTACAGCAGTAATTATCAAAATTTAAAACGAAATAAGCTCGATTTATGGTTAAAAGAAGTGCAAAATCTCGTCGTCATCGAACTGGGAGCGGGGAAAGCCATTCCAACTGTGCGTCGATTTTCTGAACGTACAGCAAAAGCAAAAAAGGGCGGATTTATCCGTATTAACCCACAAGATGCAGGCGTGCCGAAAATGCACTTTTTAAGTCTCGAAATGAAAGCGTTAGATGCCCTAAAAGCGATTGATAGCCTTCTAAATCCTTCTCAACAAGCGGTTGAATAA
- a CDS encoding PP2C family protein-serine/threonine phosphatase, translating to MENFCEITFCQQIGSNKRHNQDALFNGEAVFQYKLKTAEKRLENRPHFIVGVADGISNSNRPEKASKLAMQLLSQTESISRQTIYDLQSSLSAELAEDYFGSATTFVAAEIDQATHKAKILSVGDSRAYLIDPQGKWQQITQDHSILSELLEDFPDKKEEDFATIYGGVSSCLVADYSEFQDKIFYQEIEIQQGESLLLCSDGLTDGLSADVREKVWKQYDNDKSRLTVYRKLIEKQRFYDDLSVIICAF from the coding sequence ATGGAAAATTTTTGCGAAATTACCTTCTGCCAACAAATTGGCAGCAACAAGCGACACAACCAAGATGCCCTTTTTAATGGAGAGGCGGTGTTTCAATATAAACTCAAAACGGCTGAAAAACGCCTTGAAAACCGACCGCACTTTATTGTGGGCGTGGCAGATGGTATTTCCAATAGCAACCGACCTGAAAAAGCGAGTAAATTGGCAATGCAATTATTAAGCCAAACGGAAAGCATAAGTCGTCAAACGATCTACGATTTACAATCCAGTTTATCAGCAGAATTAGCCGAGGATTATTTTGGCTCAGCAACCACTTTTGTGGCGGCTGAGATTGATCAAGCAACTCATAAAGCAAAAATCCTCAGCGTAGGCGATAGCCGTGCTTATTTAATTGATCCCCAAGGAAAATGGCAACAAATCACGCAAGATCATTCTATTCTGTCTGAATTATTGGAGGATTTTCCCGATAAAAAAGAAGAAGACTTTGCCACGATTTATGGCGGTGTTTCTTCTTGTTTAGTCGCGGATTATTCCGAATTTCAAGATAAAATTTTTTATCAAGAAATTGAAATTCAACAAGGGGAAAGTTTATTACTTTGTTCTGATGGATTAACAGATGGACTTTCTGCTGACGTGAGAGAAAAAGTTTGGAAACAATATGATAATGATAAATCTAGATTGACTGTTTACCGTAAGTTAATTGAAAAACAAAGATTTTATGATGATTTATCAGTTATAATCTGTGCGTTTTGA
- a CDS encoding DUF262 domain-containing protein, translating to MSEEKAKILKIDDVFKLKLSIPDYQRPYKWTVKNVQQLIDDLLTHFRDNKVYRIGTIVLYKNDGKSEIVDGQQRLTTLSLLLYKLGKKDILFLNEEFNHSISKSNIFENYRFINSYNFPEGFQEYILKICEMVRIELDDLDEAFQFFDSQNARGKPLESYDLLKAYHLREMRGKTDQIIHQCVERWEKSAMSDDINNLDKIINSILFRLRRWHFQEHAEVFTADELETFKGVSENIEYPYLNGILAAGAIQKMSANNPFLYRSISLFQSNQTLVNGEYFFDYIQHYAVIYERLFREGTGLLSSLNKINGISLEGNVVKFLNTYAHSYRVGDKYLRNLFECMLLFYFDKFGDNNFSEFMTKAFLWVYRLRFESQRISFKTIEDAALSKDGLLTHIEKSITPAQVMRFIPKLGEIKFDNIDKKIKEIWSVKDYAEK from the coding sequence ATGAGTGAAGAAAAAGCAAAAATACTTAAGATTGATGATGTATTCAAATTAAAATTGAGTATTCCTGATTATCAAAGACCATACAAATGGACAGTGAAAAATGTTCAGCAACTTATTGATGATCTACTTACTCACTTCCGTGATAACAAAGTTTACCGAATAGGCACAATTGTTTTATATAAAAATGATGGTAAGTCTGAAATAGTTGATGGGCAACAGAGACTTACTACGCTATCACTACTGCTTTACAAATTGGGGAAGAAAGACATCTTATTTTTAAATGAGGAATTTAATCATAGTATTAGCAAATCTAATATTTTTGAAAATTATAGATTTATTAATAGCTACAATTTCCCTGAAGGATTTCAAGAATATATTCTAAAAATATGTGAAATGGTTCGTATTGAGCTTGATGATTTAGATGAAGCATTCCAATTTTTTGATTCACAAAATGCAAGAGGAAAACCTCTTGAATCATATGATCTCTTAAAAGCCTACCATTTAAGAGAGATGAGAGGAAAGACTGATCAAATTATTCATCAATGTGTTGAGCGCTGGGAGAAATCTGCGATGTCAGATGATATAAATAATTTAGATAAAATTATTAATTCTATTTTATTTAGATTGCGTCGTTGGCATTTCCAAGAACATGCAGAAGTATTCACAGCTGATGAATTGGAAACATTTAAAGGTGTTAGCGAAAATATTGAATATCCTTATTTAAATGGTATTTTGGCTGCTGGGGCGATACAGAAAATGTCTGCTAATAACCCTTTTTTATATCGTTCAATATCACTATTTCAATCAAATCAAACATTAGTTAATGGAGAGTATTTTTTTGATTACATTCAACATTATGCGGTGATTTATGAGCGGTTATTTAGAGAGGGTACAGGTTTATTAAGCTCATTGAATAAAATAAATGGTATAAGTTTGGAAGGTAATGTAGTTAAATTTTTAAATACTTATGCACATAGTTATCGAGTGGGTGATAAATATCTTAGAAATTTATTTGAGTGCATGCTGTTATTCTATTTTGATAAGTTTGGAGATAATAATTTTTCGGAGTTTATGACAAAGGCATTTCTTTGGGTTTATCGTTTGCGCTTTGAGTCTCAGCGTATTAGCTTTAAAACAATAGAAGATGCCGCTCTATCCAAGGATGGATTGCTCACTCATATTGAAAAGTCGATTACTCCTGCACAAGTTATGCGATTTATTCCAAAATTAGGTGAAATTAAATTTGACAATATAGATAAAAAAATAAAAGAAATTTGGAGTGTTAAAGATTATGCTGAAAAATAA
- a CDS encoding DUF262 domain-containing protein: MLKNNYVKPFKINELLSYDKYIIPIYQRNYAWGDKEISLLIQDLGNACQKAKDNYYIGSLVVYKRENGDFEVIDGQQRLTTLTLIMYHLSKNTFTRNVYFEHRKDSDWALEHLELKNHIPSIFKKALDSIEKHWAIAAEAAAPEDLVDFLLKKVEIIRTEVPKDTDLNHYFEIMNTRGEQLEKHEILKACLMNNLPERIQRSVFAQIWDACSDMSRYAVMGIESNLRKIIFGADWQDKPKVFDDIIKYYGNNAGNTQQNTDSTSSKSSILALIEGREPKVEQTLQNNEFTEGSFNSVIDFSNFLMHVFRIYLEKYHSTREFRDISLDEKELLNAFGKDWSKETEVVKFIDTLLSCRYLFDKYVIKSSTLRAEDEHWSLWNIVKGNSSNYYYKNTFGSDKSESNDTDTNEQTKNAIMLLSMFHVSNPSRIYKNWLYAVLRWLFDNRDDIKQSDYIKFLEKLCDKFYFGNNCQGEDITDIILGKEIDFLSNKEWNDGVLVPNFVFNRLDYQLWQKYKDKYPKFRFTFRSSVEHHYPQHPSEEHGLEKLEQAILDNFGNLYLLSQSKNSRLSNLPPEAKLTYYPNGDYDSLKQALMMEKTKEFNKWKAEEILEHGKEMLILLNTPVS; encoded by the coding sequence ATGCTGAAAAATAATTATGTAAAACCTTTTAAGATAAATGAGTTATTAAGTTACGATAAATACATTATTCCTATTTATCAGCGAAATTACGCATGGGGAGATAAGGAGATTAGTCTTCTTATTCAAGATCTTGGAAATGCTTGTCAAAAAGCAAAAGACAATTACTACATTGGTAGTTTAGTAGTCTATAAAAGAGAGAATGGAGATTTTGAAGTTATAGATGGTCAGCAACGATTAACAACACTAACGTTAATAATGTATCATTTATCTAAAAATACTTTTACTAGAAATGTTTATTTTGAGCATAGAAAGGATTCTGATTGGGCATTAGAGCATCTTGAATTAAAAAATCATATTCCTAGTATATTTAAAAAAGCTTTAGATTCAATTGAAAAACATTGGGCTATAGCTGCAGAAGCTGCGGCCCCAGAAGACTTAGTCGATTTCTTGCTCAAAAAAGTTGAAATTATTAGAACAGAAGTTCCTAAGGATACAGATCTTAATCATTATTTTGAGATTATGAATACGCGTGGAGAGCAACTTGAGAAGCATGAAATTCTTAAAGCATGCTTAATGAATAATCTACCCGAAAGGATTCAACGTTCGGTTTTTGCCCAAATTTGGGATGCTTGTTCTGATATGAGCCGATATGCAGTAATGGGGATAGAATCGAATCTTAGAAAGATTATTTTTGGTGCAGATTGGCAGGATAAGCCGAAAGTATTTGATGATATTATAAAATATTATGGAAATAACGCAGGAAATACTCAACAAAACACAGATAGTACAAGTAGCAAATCATCAATTCTTGCTCTAATAGAAGGGAGGGAGCCCAAAGTAGAACAAACACTACAAAATAACGAATTTACTGAAGGTAGTTTTAATTCAGTTATTGATTTTTCTAACTTCTTGATGCATGTATTCAGAATATATTTAGAAAAATATCATAGTACTAGAGAATTTAGAGATATTTCTTTAGACGAAAAAGAATTATTAAATGCCTTTGGTAAAGATTGGTCTAAAGAAACAGAAGTTGTTAAGTTTATTGATACATTATTATCTTGTCGGTATTTATTTGATAAATATGTAATTAAGTCAAGCACATTGCGTGCAGAGGATGAACATTGGTCTTTATGGAACATTGTAAAAGGCAATTCAAGCAACTATTACTATAAAAATACTTTTGGTAGTGATAAATCTGAATCAAATGATACAGATACCAATGAACAAACAAAAAACGCAATTATGTTACTTTCAATGTTCCATGTTTCTAACCCTTCTCGCATTTACAAAAACTGGTTATACGCTGTGTTACGTTGGTTATTTGATAATAGAGATGATATTAAACAAAGTGATTATATTAAATTTTTAGAAAAACTTTGTGATAAATTCTATTTTGGTAATAACTGCCAAGGAGAAGATATTACCGATATCATCTTAGGAAAAGAAATTGATTTTTTATCTAATAAAGAATGGAATGATGGCGTTTTAGTTCCTAACTTTGTGTTTAATCGATTAGATTATCAGTTATGGCAGAAGTACAAAGATAAGTATCCTAAGTTTCGATTTACGTTTAGAAGTTCAGTGGAACATCATTATCCTCAACATCCATCTGAAGAGCATGGATTAGAGAAGTTGGAGCAAGCGATCCTAGATAATTTTGGTAACTTATATTTGTTATCTCAAAGTAAAAATTCTCGTTTGAGTAATTTACCTCCAGAAGCAAAGTTAACATATTACCCTAATGGTGATTATGATAGCCTTAAACAGGCTTTAATGATGGAAAAAACAAAAGAGTTTAATAAATGGAAAGCAGAGGAAATATTAGAGCATGGAAAAGAGATGCTTATATTGTTAAATACTCCAGTTTCTTGA
- a CDS encoding AAA family ATPase, with product MSKFKLNPPSVSPYTEKLMLQLLLEYRGFAEVFHEEVWHYDNIAAALGLPSEMERCDDFRAKVKKLLQARNKTLPKLTALCVNENPIIEQNIDTLTQLLSLNAAEQTLFRLSVQLRLDEPLKKLSEVLPKSNFVGVSEVLSNLFGLPKSDIISALNDKGKLLGYGLLERNYNPDSLHDYLDWGKMLDFDEFISEPLDEQTLLKSCTQPAIETSLNLDDFAYLGEMKAMMLDYLQSSFATHRKGVNILIYGAPGTGKTELATLLGKVLSVSVNNITYMDGDGDVISAEDRLNKCRFAQKVLEGQSSLLIFDEIEDVFRASFFEQSVAQQNKAWMNQLLENNNVPMIWLSNSVFGIDPAFLRRFDFILEMPDLPLKNKSALITQLTEGKLSPAYVQHFAKVRSLTPAILSRTIRVAKELNTSNFAETLLMMFNQTLKSQNKPKIEPLILGKADYNLNYVACNDNIHRISEGLKQSKKGRVCCYGPPGTGKTAWAAWLAEQLDMPLLLRHGSDLLNCYVGETEKNIAQAFEQAKADNALLVLDEVDTFLFSREGADRSWERSQVNEMLTQIERFKGLMVVSTNLIEVLDPAALRRFDLKLKFDYLTLPQRLDFAKQQAEILGLPLLSEEDLSQIESLNLLTPGDFAAVARRHQFSPFQKVQDWLSALQGECEVKPAFSATSRRIGF from the coding sequence ATGTCTAAATTCAAACTTAACCCCCCATCAGTTTCCCCTTATACCGAAAAATTAATGTTGCAACTTTTATTGGAATATCGAGGATTTGCAGAGGTTTTTCATGAAGAAGTTTGGCACTATGACAATATTGCAGCGGCTTTAGGTTTACCGAGTGAAATGGAGCGTTGTGATGATTTTCGTGCGAAAGTAAAAAAATTATTACAAGCACGAAATAAAACGTTGCCAAAATTGACCGCTCTTTGCGTAAACGAGAATCCAATTATTGAACAAAATATTGATACGCTTACCCAGTTATTATCATTGAATGCTGCTGAGCAGACGCTTTTCCGTTTATCGGTTCAGCTACGCTTAGATGAGCCATTAAAAAAATTGAGCGAGGTATTACCAAAATCTAATTTTGTAGGGGTAAGTGAGGTATTATCAAATTTATTTGGTTTGCCAAAATCGGACATTATTTCTGCCTTAAATGATAAGGGAAAGCTATTAGGCTATGGCTTGCTTGAACGAAACTATAATCCGGATAGTCTCCATGATTATTTGGATTGGGGCAAAATGTTAGATTTTGATGAGTTTATTTCAGAACCATTAGATGAACAAACACTATTAAAATCTTGTACTCAGCCTGCGATTGAAACAAGTTTAAATTTAGACGATTTTGCTTATCTAGGAGAGATGAAAGCAATGATGCTGGATTATCTTCAGTCTTCATTTGCTACTCATAGAAAAGGTGTGAATATTTTAATTTATGGTGCGCCTGGTACAGGCAAAACGGAGTTGGCCACTTTGTTGGGGAAAGTGTTGAGCGTTTCGGTAAATAATATTACCTACATGGATGGAGATGGGGATGTGATTAGCGCTGAAGATCGTTTGAATAAATGTCGTTTTGCGCAAAAGGTGTTAGAAGGGCAATCTTCGTTATTGATTTTTGATGAAATAGAAGATGTTTTTCGTGCTAGTTTCTTTGAGCAATCAGTAGCACAGCAGAATAAAGCTTGGATGAATCAATTATTAGAAAATAACAATGTGCCGATGATTTGGCTATCTAATTCTGTTTTTGGCATAGATCCTGCTTTTTTACGTCGCTTTGATTTTATTTTAGAAATGCCGGATTTGCCGTTGAAAAATAAATCAGCACTCATTACGCAGTTAACCGAGGGAAAATTAAGTCCAGCCTATGTGCAGCATTTTGCCAAAGTACGGTCATTAACGCCGGCGATTTTAAGCCGCACAATTCGGGTGGCAAAGGAACTCAATACATCTAATTTTGCTGAGACTTTGCTCATGATGTTTAATCAAACATTAAAATCGCAAAATAAACCGAAAATTGAACCGCTTATTTTAGGTAAAGCCGACTATAACTTGAATTATGTGGCTTGTAACGACAATATTCATCGTATTAGTGAAGGGTTAAAACAGTCGAAAAAAGGACGGGTTTGTTGTTATGGTCCGCCGGGAACAGGAAAAACCGCTTGGGCAGCGTGGCTTGCGGAACAGTTGGATATGCCGCTATTGCTAAGACACGGCTCAGATTTGCTTAATTGTTATGTAGGCGAGACAGAAAAAAATATCGCTCAAGCTTTTGAGCAAGCGAAAGCTGACAACGCATTATTAGTACTAGATGAAGTGGATACGTTCTTATTTTCTCGAGAAGGAGCAGACCGAAGTTGGGAGCGTTCACAAGTGAATGAAATGTTGACACAAATTGAACGCTTTAAGGGTTTAATGGTGGTATCAACAAATTTAATTGAAGTGCTTGATCCTGCCGCCTTACGCCGTTTTGATTTGAAACTGAAGTTTGATTATTTAACGCTGCCACAACGTTTAGATTTTGCTAAACAACAAGCGGAAATTTTAGGGTTGCCATTGTTATCAGAAGAGGATTTAAGTCAGATTGAATCGCTTAATTTGCTGACACCTGGTGATTTTGCTGCAGTGGCTCGTCGTCACCAGTTTTCTCCTTTTCAAAAGGTGCAAGATTGGCTGAGCGCATTACAAGGTGAATGTGAAGTGAAACCAGCGTTTTCTGCAACGAGTAGACGGATTGGGTTCTAA
- a CDS encoding zinc ribbon domain-containing protein: MALTRCPECRKKISESAQFCPNCGFSFKEEDLEIYKQKLEQRRQQNAEINRKSTKLHLIWLGIFTIVILLASWLTGE; encoded by the coding sequence ATGGCTCTCACCCGCTGCCCTGAATGTCGTAAAAAAATCAGCGAATCCGCGCAATTTTGTCCAAATTGTGGGTTTTCTTTTAAAGAAGAAGATCTTGAAATTTACAAACAAAAACTCGAACAACGACGCCAACAAAACGCCGAAATTAATCGAAAAAGCACTAAACTTCACCTTATTTGGTTGGGTATTTTTACTATCGTTATCTTATTGGCAAGTTGGCTAACTGGAGAATAA
- a CDS encoding carbon starvation protein A: MLWFFFCVALLLAGYFFYSRVIERIFVINPNRKTPAYTMNDGVDYMPMSKTKIWLIQLLNIAGTGPIFGPILGALYGPVAMLWIVVGCIFAGAVHDYFCGMLSVRNGGASMPNLAGKYLGRPVKAFINILAVVLLLLVGVVFVASPAQLMGTITMDVFGAASGSISISNAEEIHQVAEAGGITVWGMDKATVISVWTGIIFIYYILATLLPVDKIIGRIYPFFGALLLFMSVGMVYGLVTADLSSADPISFYRSVDGMSFEKFFQNFETRADLPLWPLLFLTISCGALSGFHATQSPLMARCTENEKEGRFIFYGAMIGEGVIALVWCAVGLSFYDSLPDLLAAIKAGSPSKVVYDSSIHFLGLVGGIFAVLGVVVLPITSGDTAFRAARLVIAEFFHLEQKTLAKRLIIAVPLFVVGYIVSKVDFSILWRYFTWANQTTAMVMLWTAAAYLYRYNKFHWVCTIPAAFISTVCFTYLAYNKIGFGLDYQLSVYIGLGLTVLCLVLFFTQLKPLGDRDEEAYVNN, from the coding sequence ATGTTGTGGTTTTTCTTCTGCGTGGCGTTATTGCTTGCAGGTTATTTCTTTTATAGTCGTGTAATTGAGCGCATTTTTGTGATCAATCCAAACCGTAAAACGCCAGCTTATACCATGAATGATGGCGTTGACTATATGCCAATGTCTAAAACTAAGATTTGGTTAATTCAATTATTAAACATTGCAGGTACAGGTCCAATCTTTGGTCCAATTCTTGGTGCGTTATACGGACCGGTTGCAATGCTTTGGATTGTAGTGGGTTGTATCTTTGCTGGTGCGGTACATGATTATTTCTGCGGAATGTTAAGTGTGCGTAATGGCGGTGCATCTATGCCGAACCTCGCAGGTAAATACTTAGGTCGTCCAGTTAAAGCATTTATTAATATCTTAGCTGTTGTACTTTTATTATTAGTGGGTGTGGTATTCGTTGCAAGTCCAGCTCAATTAATGGGTACGATTACAATGGATGTGTTCGGTGCAGCATCAGGTAGCATTTCTATTAGCAATGCGGAAGAAATCCATCAAGTAGCTGAAGCAGGTGGTATTACCGTTTGGGGTATGGATAAAGCGACAGTTATCAGTGTTTGGACTGGTATCATCTTCATTTACTATATTCTTGCGACATTACTTCCAGTTGATAAAATCATCGGTCGTATCTACCCATTCTTCGGTGCATTATTACTCTTTATGTCTGTAGGTATGGTATATGGTTTAGTAACTGCAGATCTTAGCTCAGCAGATCCAATTTCTTTCTATCGTTCTGTGGACGGTATGTCTTTTGAGAAATTCTTCCAAAACTTTGAAACCCGTGCAGATTTACCATTATGGCCACTCTTGTTCTTAACTATCTCTTGTGGTGCATTATCTGGTTTCCACGCAACACAAAGTCCGTTAATGGCACGTTGTACTGAAAACGAAAAAGAAGGGCGTTTCATTTTCTACGGTGCGATGATCGGTGAAGGTGTGATTGCATTAGTATGGTGTGCAGTTGGTTTAAGTTTCTATGATTCTTTACCAGATTTGTTAGCTGCGATTAAAGCGGGTTCGCCTTCTAAAGTGGTTTATGATTCTTCAATCCACTTCTTAGGTCTTGTTGGTGGTATTTTTGCAGTATTAGGTGTGGTTGTTCTTCCAATTACATCAGGCGATACAGCATTCCGTGCAGCACGCCTTGTTATTGCAGAATTTTTCCATTTAGAACAAAAAACCTTAGCTAAACGTTTAATTATTGCTGTGCCATTATTCGTGGTTGGTTATATCGTATCAAAAGTGGATTTCTCTATCTTATGGCGTTACTTCACTTGGGCGAACCAAACTACTGCGATGGTTATGTTATGGACTGCAGCAGCGTACTTATACCGTTATAATAAATTCCACTGGGTATGTACAATCCCTGCGGCATTTATCAGTACTGTATGTTTTACTTATCTTGCATACAACAAAATCGGTTTCGGTTTAGACTATCAATTATCTGTTTATATCGGCTTAGGCTTAACTGTTCTTTGCTTGGTATTATTCTTCACACAGCTTAAACCATTAGGTGATCGTGATGAAGAAGCGTATGTAAATAACTAA
- the mraZ gene encoding division/cell wall cluster transcriptional repressor MraZ, with the protein MFRGAAAVNLDAKGRVAIPTRYRAEIMEKNQGQMVCTVDIRQPCLLLYPLDEWEKIEQKLLSLSNFDPNQRRLQRVMLGYATECEMDAQGRILLSGPLRQHAKLEKGLMLVGQLNKFEIWSDTEWYAQIDEDIEIGSSAEFGASEELKMLSL; encoded by the coding sequence ATGTTTCGTGGTGCAGCAGCGGTAAATTTAGATGCGAAGGGTCGTGTAGCGATTCCTACGCGTTATCGTGCTGAAATCATGGAAAAGAACCAAGGTCAAATGGTTTGTACCGTTGATATTCGTCAGCCTTGTTTATTACTTTATCCTTTAGATGAATGGGAAAAAATCGAACAAAAACTACTTTCACTTTCCAACTTTGACCCAAATCAACGCCGCTTACAACGTGTAATGCTTGGTTATGCCACAGAATGTGAAATGGATGCGCAAGGTCGTATCTTATTAAGTGGTCCATTACGTCAACACGCAAAATTAGAAAAAGGCTTAATGTTGGTCGGGCAGTTGAACAAATTTGAAATTTGGAGTGATACTGAATGGTACGCTCAAATTGATGAGGACATTGAAATTGGCTCAAGCGCTGAATTCGGTGCTTCTGAAGAACTAAAAATGCTGTCATTATAG
- the rsmH gene encoding 16S rRNA (cytosine(1402)-N(4))-methyltransferase RsmH, whose translation MTTQNSFSAPEHITVLLHEAVNGLALKENGIYIDGTFGRGGHSRLILSQLSENGRLIAVDRDPRAIAEAEKIQDPRFHIEHNSFSHIPDICQKLDLVGKIDGILLDLGVSSPQLDEAERGFSFMKDGPLDMRMDTTQGLSAAEWLKQVSVDDLTWVLKTFGEERFAKRIATAIVEFNKSAVKNGTKCLSRTSQLAELIAQAVPFKDKHKHPATRSFQAIRIYINAELDELESVLNSALDMLAPEGRLSIISFHSLEDRMVKHFMRKQSKGEDIPRGLPLREDQIQRNQKLKIIGKAIQPSEAEISANPRSRSAVLRIAERVK comes from the coding sequence ATGACTACGCAAAATTCCTTTTCTGCACCTGAACATATCACGGTTTTGCTTCACGAAGCGGTGAATGGTTTGGCGTTGAAAGAAAACGGAATTTATATCGATGGTACCTTTGGTCGTGGTGGTCATTCTCGCCTTATTCTCTCGCAACTTTCTGAAAATGGTCGTTTGATTGCCGTTGATCGTGATCCACGTGCGATTGCTGAAGCTGAAAAAATTCAGGACCCTCGTTTTCATATTGAACATAATAGCTTTTCACACATTCCAGATATCTGTCAAAAACTCGATTTAGTTGGTAAAATTGACGGTATTTTGCTGGATTTAGGCGTATCATCTCCACAGCTTGATGAAGCAGAACGTGGTTTCAGTTTTATGAAAGATGGCCCGTTAGATATGCGCATGGATACCACACAAGGTTTATCAGCGGCAGAGTGGCTAAAACAGGTATCTGTTGATGATTTAACTTGGGTGTTAAAAACCTTCGGTGAAGAGCGTTTTGCAAAACGAATTGCGACTGCCATCGTAGAGTTCAACAAAAGTGCGGTCAAAAATGGCACAAAATGTTTAAGTCGTACTTCTCAACTCGCTGAATTAATTGCTCAAGCCGTACCGTTTAAAGATAAACATAAGCATCCAGCGACGCGTAGTTTCCAAGCCATTCGAATTTATATTAATGCGGAATTAGATGAATTAGAAAGTGTATTAAATTCTGCATTAGATATGTTGGCACCAGAAGGGCGTTTATCGATTATCAGTTTCCATTCACTTGAAGACAGAATGGTAAAACATTTTATGCGTAAACAAAGTAAAGGCGAGGATATCCCGAGAGGCTTACCATTACGTGAAGATCAAATTCAACGCAATCAAAAATTAAAAATCATTGGTAAAGCTATTCAGCCGAGTGAGGCAGAAATTTCGGCAAATCCACGTTCAAGAAGTGCGGTTTTACGTATTGCGGAAAGGGTGAAATAA
- the ftsL gene encoding cell division protein FtsL: MLENSERYPLQHILVEDIFSSNKLVVVLLLLILASAMGTIWMTHQTRGLISENGQLVLQHQALENEYRNLQLQEATESDNTRVESIAIGTLKMQRVQSEQEVVIFE, encoded by the coding sequence ATGTTAGAAAATAGCGAACGTTATCCTTTACAACATATTCTCGTTGAAGATATTTTTTCTTCTAATAAATTAGTTGTCGTCTTACTTTTATTAATTTTAGCTTCTGCAATGGGCACGATTTGGATGACCCACCAAACACGAGGCTTAATTTCTGAAAACGGGCAGTTGGTATTACAACACCAAGCCCTTGAAAACGAATATCGCAATTTGCAATTACAAGAAGCAACCGAAAGTGATAATACAAGAGTTGAATCCATTGCAATCGGTACATTAAAAATGCAACGTGTTCAAAGTGAACAAGAAGTGGTTATTTTTGAATAG